One part of the Clostridia bacterium genome encodes these proteins:
- a CDS encoding GNAT family N-acetyltransferase, translated as MEQIKFDTAKSSEIPYLKKLWKDIFKDTDSYIDLYFSYKFKEGNTFVLRVEDRIVSTLYVEYNDVFIDSKIYKGAYFCGILTLEEYRNKGYALKLIEYAKKNIKNVDIIYLIPANESLFEFYKKCGFKVFTHLDKEKVLKDERVTLPSYTKDYDYNTLNKFYENSRNHLYIKRDEKFFGAIYDCYKNIMIFNDGYVIYFIEEGVLHLVEYSFSEERTKEILKGILNKKNLDEGFLYKKWGDKPFSVCITDLPVEKVSKKYVNLMLN; from the coding sequence ATGGAACAGATTAAATTTGATACTGCAAAGAGCAGTGAAATACCTTATCTTAAAAAATTATGGAAAGATATCTTTAAAGATACCGATTCGTATATAGATTTGTATTTTTCTTATAAATTTAAGGAAGGGAACACTTTTGTTTTAAGAGTAGAAGACAGGATAGTTTCCACCCTGTATGTTGAGTATAATGATGTTTTTATTGACTCTAAAATATATAAGGGTGCATATTTTTGCGGAATTTTAACCTTGGAAGAATACAGAAACAAAGGGTATGCCCTAAAACTTATAGAGTATGCTAAAAAGAATATAAAAAATGTGGATATAATATATCTTATCCCTGCAAACGAATCTCTTTTTGAGTTTTATAAAAAATGCGGCTTTAAGGTTTTTACCCATCTTGATAAAGAAAAAGTTTTAAAGGATGAAAGGGTAACACTTCCATCTTATACTAAAGATTACGATTATAATACGTTAAATAAATTTTACGAAAATTCTAGAAACCATCTTTATATAAAAAGAGACGAAAAGTTTTTTGGGGCAATATATGATTGCTATAAAAACATAATGATTTTTAATGACGGATATGTAATCTATTTTATTGAAGAAGGTGTTTTACATCTTGTAGAATATTCCTTTAGTGAAGAGAGAACAAAAGAAATACTAAAAGGAATACTTAATAAAAAGAATTTAGACGAGGGGTTTTTATATAAAAAATGGGGAGATAAACCCTTTAGTGTATGTATAACCGATTTACCCGTAGAAAAGGTGTCAAAAAAATATGTTAATTTAATGCTTAATTAG
- the pyrE gene encoding orotate phosphoribosyltransferase, protein MEREKVLEILKEAEVLLEGHFLLTSGKHSNRYLQCAKIFKNTKYSEVLCKDLAEQFKDKNIDVVVGPAMGAVIMSYEVSRHLGVPNFFTERENGEMALRRGFEIKEGQRILVVEDVITTGGSVKEVIKLLTDMGGVVVGVGSIVDRSGGSADFGVPFSSVIKIDVEAFEPEDCPICKEGKIPVVKPGSRNIKK, encoded by the coding sequence ATGGAAAGAGAAAAAGTTTTAGAAATTTTAAAAGAAGCAGAAGTGTTGCTTGAAGGTCATTTTCTTTTAACATCAGGAAAGCACAGTAACAGATACTTACAGTGTGCAAAAATATTTAAGAATACAAAATATTCCGAAGTTTTATGCAAAGACCTTGCAGAGCAGTTTAAGGATAAAAATATTGATGTTGTTGTCGGCCCTGCTATGGGAGCAGTTATTATGAGTTATGAAGTTTCAAGACATCTTGGAGTGCCAAATTTCTTTACTGAAAGAGAAAATGGCGAAATGGCTTTAAGACGTGGCTTTGAAATTAAAGAAGGGCAGAGAATCTTAGTTGTTGAAGATGTTATTACAACAGGCGGCTCTGTTAAAGAAGTTATTAAACTTTTAACCGATATGGGCGGCGTTGTAGTAGGGGTTGGCTCTATTGTTGACAGAAGCGGCGGAAGCGCAGATTTTGGCGTACCATTCTCTTCAGTTATTAAAATTGATGTTGAAGCATTTGAGCCTGAAGATTGCCCTATCTGTAAAGAAGGAAAAATTCCTGTTGTTAAACCTGGAAGTCGTAACATAAAAAAATAG
- a CDS encoding hydroxyacid dehydrogenase — protein MKITVLVNKDRRDTIFSEKYYERLRKQGELKIFDKDDFSDMDYVHDFVKGSNVIITSWASPVISKEILDLCPDLQLVLHAAGTIKPIMSDEYLAKKIPITNSACAIGEGVAETALGFALSACKGFYQLNANTSKGLWAESKTLIVKDFYDIKVGVISGGFVGRHMVKLLKNFHVDILMYDPILTKEQIEEIGATKVELNELMSECDVVSIHAPSIPATDNMINKDNLSLMKEGAVLINTSRGSVINEADLIAELHRHRIFACIDVTNPEPPLANNELRFMDNVVLTPHIAGTVSNGLKRIALHVCEELERFVNGEKLKAGVNLDNLDKLA, from the coding sequence ATGAAAATTACAGTTTTGGTTAATAAAGACAGAAGAGATACAATATTCAGCGAAAAATACTATGAAAGACTTAGAAAACAGGGCGAACTTAAAATTTTTGACAAAGATGATTTTTCCGATATGGACTATGTTCATGACTTTGTTAAAGGAAGTAATGTTATTATTACTTCATGGGCATCCCCTGTTATCTCAAAAGAAATTTTAGATTTATGCCCTGACCTTCAGCTTGTTCTTCACGCTGCAGGTACAATTAAGCCTATTATGTCTGATGAATATCTTGCAAAGAAAATTCCAATCACAAACTCTGCATGTGCTATCGGCGAAGGTGTTGCAGAAACTGCTTTAGGTTTTGCTTTATCTGCATGTAAAGGTTTTTATCAGTTAAACGCCAACACTTCAAAAGGGTTATGGGCTGAAAGCAAAACTTTAATTGTTAAAGACTTCTATGACATTAAAGTTGGGGTTATCAGTGGTGGCTTTGTTGGAAGACATATGGTTAAACTTCTTAAAAACTTCCACGTTGATATTTTAATGTATGACCCTATTCTTACTAAAGAACAGATTGAAGAAATAGGTGCTACAAAAGTTGAACTTAACGAACTTATGTCAGAATGTGATGTTGTATCAATTCATGCACCGTCTATCCCTGCAACAGATAATATGATAAATAAAGATAACTTATCTCTTATGAAAGAGGGCGCTGTTTTAATCAATACTTCCCGTGGTTCTGTTATAAACGAAGCGGACCTTATAGCCGAACTTCACAGACACAGAATTTTTGCTTGTATCGACGTTACAAACCCTGAACCACCTCTTGCAAATAATGAATTAAGATTTATGGATAATGTTGTTCTTACTCCTCATATTGCAGGTACTGTTTCAAACGGTCTTAAGAGAATTGCTCTTCACGTTTGCGAAGAACTTGAAAGATTTGTAAACGGCGAAAAACTAAAAGCAGGAGTTAACTTAGACAACCTTGATAAACTTGCTTAA
- a CDS encoding FAD-dependent thymidylate synthase translates to MLNVKLLTYTKDCEKIVAAAAKLCYSPAGIDDICENLNDENTASFLERLASMNHESPFEHMSFTFGIEGVSRSLLAQITRHRIASYSVKSQRYVKEGSFSYVTPPYIENNKKAKEIYIKAMEDDQRVYDELTEILFNEHFECLIKEGKTEKEAKLIAEKTAIEDARFVLPNSCETKIVATFNARSLFNFFHHRCCTRAQWEIKALADEMLRLVKEVAPTVFANCGPKCVSGPCPEGAKSCGKRQEMIKFYKGE, encoded by the coding sequence ATGCTTAATGTAAAATTACTTACCTATACAAAGGACTGTGAAAAAATTGTTGCCGCTGCGGCAAAACTATGCTACTCTCCGGCAGGAATTGATGATATTTGTGAAAATCTTAATGACGAAAATACTGCAAGTTTTTTAGAAAGACTTGCCTCTATGAACCATGAAAGCCCATTTGAGCATATGAGTTTCACATTTGGAATAGAGGGCGTTTCAAGAAGCCTTTTAGCGCAGATAACAAGGCACAGAATTGCCTCATATTCTGTAAAAAGCCAAAGATATGTTAAGGAAGGCTCATTTTCGTATGTAACCCCTCCTTATATTGAAAACAATAAAAAAGCAAAAGAAATTTACATAAAGGCGATGGAAGATGACCAGAGAGTTTATGATGAACTTACCGAAATTCTTTTTAACGAGCATTTTGAGTGCCTTATAAAAGAAGGAAAAACAGAAAAAGAAGCAAAACTTATAGCAGAAAAAACTGCAATAGAAGATGCAAGATTTGTTCTTCCTAACTCTTGTGAGACAAAAATTGTGGCAACATTTAACGCAAGAAGCTTATTTAATTTCTTCCATCACAGATGCTGTACAAGAGCGCAGTGGGAAATAAAAGCATTGGCAGACGAAATGTTAAGGCTTGTTAAAGAGGTTGCACCTACCGTATTTGCAAACTGCGGACCTAAATGTGTGAGTGGTCCTTGCCCTGAAGGAGCAAAAAGTTGCGGGAAAAGGCAGGAAATGATTAAGTTTTATAAAGGGGAATAA
- a CDS encoding DUF2156 domain-containing protein, which translates to MEFKKITLEDKVIFDEYYKKYPQYSGFLSFVNLYTWEHIVNFRYALILGHIVIKFDSYKNNNEYYLLPETDETATKTVMDKLFSLGEVRISNLTKNQVDIIEKLYPEKFSFSHKRSSDNYYYNVLDMATLSGKKLHSKRNFVNRFKKENNYKYEKIDEKTKEECIKLLDLWCEKKESEDAGLKAESYACKIALENMDALNLKGGVLRVDSKVVAFSLGEEFNTESFIIHFEKGDTQYKGVFQTMFMEFVKNECMHLNLINREEDMGSEGLRKAKLSYKPCFLLKMYGTD; encoded by the coding sequence ATGGAATTTAAAAAAATCACTTTGGAAGATAAAGTTATCTTTGATGAGTATTATAAAAAATATCCCCAGTATTCAGGGTTTTTAAGTTTTGTAAACCTTTATACATGGGAGCATATTGTCAATTTTAGATATGCTCTTATTTTAGGGCATATTGTAATTAAGTTTGACAGTTATAAAAACAATAATGAATACTATCTTCTTCCTGAAACGGATGAAACCGCTACAAAAACAGTTATGGATAAATTGTTTTCGTTAGGAGAGGTAAGAATTTCTAATTTAACTAAAAATCAGGTGGATATTATAGAAAAACTTTATCCTGAGAAATTTTCCTTTTCCCATAAACGAAGCAGTGATAATTACTATTACAATGTTTTAGATATGGCAACTCTGTCTGGAAAGAAACTTCATTCTAAAAGAAATTTTGTTAACAGATTCAAAAAAGAAAATAACTATAAGTATGAAAAAATAGATGAAAAAACAAAAGAAGAATGTATAAAACTTCTTGATTTATGGTGTGAGAAAAAGGAAAGCGAAGATGCAGGGCTTAAAGCAGAATCTTATGCTTGTAAAATTGCCCTTGAAAATATGGATGCTCTTAACCTAAAAGGCGGGGTTTTAAGGGTTGATTCTAAGGTGGTTGCTTTTTCCTTAGGCGAAGAATTTAATACCGAGTCTTTTATAATACATTTTGAAAAAGGAGATACTCAGTATAAAGGAGTATTTCAGACTATGTTTATGGAATTTGTTAAAAACGAATGTATGCATTTAAATCTTATAAACAGAGAGGAAGATATGGGCTCTGAAGGCTTAAGAAAGGCAAAACTTTCTTATAAGCCTTGCTTTTTACTGAAAATGTATGGAACAGATTAA
- a CDS encoding Gfo/Idh/MocA family oxidoreductase, whose translation MVKVGLVNLDITHPKAWGERMEYFCMDIKYHYLCNKGFRKADEEDWFVKRYNLEGKVNEIEDMVDKVDIGFIQSCNWDNHLDYAMPFIKKGKPVFIDKPMVGSVKDIKRAKELVKNGAKIIGCSSVRYAKEIREFLAKPVEERGEIISVFGTSGVDEFNYSVHIVEALSNIVGCKIVNNKFVGKTEKDGFSCEIYNMEFENGVVGTYHVGSGMWRPFHIVIFTTKGTFHIDIDTKDIYVNFIREIYKEVMGKPNEIADIDTILNCTEAMLCGKISKEEKDGEKIWVKDLPQDAAFDGNAFEKEYAAKSLIVYKD comes from the coding sequence ATGGTAAAAGTTGGTTTAGTTAATTTAGACATTACCCATCCTAAAGCATGGGGCGAAAGAATGGAATATTTTTGCATGGATATTAAATACCATTATCTTTGCAATAAGGGCTTTCGTAAGGCAGACGAGGAAGACTGGTTTGTTAAAAGATACAATCTTGAAGGCAAGGTTAATGAAATTGAAGATATGGTTGATAAAGTTGATATCGGATTTATTCAGTCTTGCAACTGGGATAACCATCTTGACTATGCAATGCCTTTTATCAAAAAAGGAAAGCCTGTATTTATAGACAAACCTATGGTAGGCTCTGTAAAAGACATTAAAAGGGCTAAAGAACTTGTTAAAAATGGTGCAAAAATCATCGGCTGTTCATCAGTAAGATACGCTAAGGAAATAAGAGAATTTTTAGCAAAGCCTGTTGAAGAAAGAGGCGAGATAATTTCCGTATTCGGCACAAGCGGTGTTGATGAATTTAACTACTCTGTTCACATTGTTGAAGCGTTATCAAACATTGTTGGATGTAAAATTGTCAACAATAAATTTGTAGGAAAAACTGAAAAAGATGGTTTTAGCTGCGAAATTTATAATATGGAATTTGAAAACGGTGTTGTCGGTACATATCACGTTGGCTCAGGCATGTGGCGTCCTTTCCACATTGTTATTTTCACTACAAAGGGTACATTCCATATTGATATTGATACTAAAGATATCTATGTTAACTTTATAAGAGAAATATATAAAGAAGTTATGGGTAAACCAAACGAAATTGCAGATATTGATACAATTCTTAACTGCACAGAGGCTATGCTTTGCGGCAAAATTTCCAAAGAAGAGAAAGACGGAGAAAAGATATGGGTTAAAGATTTACCCCAAGATGCTGCTTTTGACGGTAACGCTTTTGAAAAAGAATATGCCGCTAAATCTTTAATAGTTTATAAAGACTAA
- a CDS encoding peptidoglycan-binding protein: MKRITAFIITFVLIMGSGVSVNAKGYTESDRGIAITLQLIDLFGITDKSDSQIIKEALSNLANEDKETLVRVLNSIASTVDEYSVYYPEEEYNEFLKDISGTVYGIGVTAIVEDGAFMVVTLLDGGSAKEAGIERGDKIIEADGVDITGQRAENASSYITGEEGTYVNLKVKKPNGDIVSYTLQRRKVLVPSVTNTVLDDSIGYILINSFTENTHIEVEKVLKELKDKKIDDLIIDLRYNGGGVMDSGIATAELFMEKDKVIISTKDKDDEIKYYMSQKDGYDFNTVLLTNEYTASASEIFACALIDNGYAVSVGKTTFGKACAQGLYPIAVGGALRLTVLNYYTPNGTFINKEGIKVTHFVENEKYKLSEDQLPKLSYTYKFKNGDTNEEVEKIETMLYNLNYLSVTPDTVYDENTMSAVTKFQSEKNLYPYGVCDLTTQTYLLSAYAEAEFTEDSQLKYAIELLK, translated from the coding sequence ATGAAGAGAATTACAGCATTTATAATAACATTCGTCTTAATAATGGGATCGGGAGTCAGCGTAAATGCCAAAGGATATACTGAATCTGACCGAGGTATTGCTATAACCTTACAGCTTATAGATTTATTTGGTATTACAGATAAAAGCGATAGTCAGATTATTAAAGAAGCACTTTCGAACTTAGCAAATGAAGATAAAGAGACTCTTGTCAGAGTTTTAAATTCTATAGCATCTACTGTTGACGAGTATTCTGTGTACTACCCTGAAGAAGAATATAATGAGTTTTTAAAAGACATATCAGGAACAGTATACGGAATAGGTGTTACTGCCATTGTAGAAGACGGTGCTTTTATGGTTGTTACCCTTCTTGACGGTGGATCTGCCAAAGAGGCAGGAATTGAGCGAGGAGATAAAATTATAGAAGCAGACGGAGTGGATATAACAGGTCAAAGAGCAGAAAATGCTTCTTCCTATATTACAGGCGAGGAAGGAACTTATGTTAACTTAAAGGTTAAAAAACCAAACGGAGATATAGTTTCCTATACCCTCCAAAGAAGAAAGGTGCTTGTTCCGTCTGTAACAAATACTGTTTTAGATGACAGTATTGGCTATATACTTATAAACTCTTTTACAGAAAACACTCATATAGAAGTTGAGAAGGTACTTAAAGAATTAAAGGATAAAAAAATTGACGACCTTATTATCGATTTAAGATATAACGGTGGCGGTGTTATGGATTCAGGAATTGCCACTGCCGAACTCTTTATGGAAAAGGATAAGGTAATAATATCTACAAAAGATAAAGATGATGAGATTAAATATTATATGTCCCAAAAAGACGGATATGATTTTAACACAGTTCTTCTTACCAATGAATACACTGCATCTGCATCAGAAATTTTTGCATGTGCCCTTATTGATAACGGATACGCTGTAAGTGTTGGTAAAACAACGTTTGGCAAAGCGTGTGCACAGGGGCTTTATCCGATTGCAGTAGGTGGAGCATTAAGACTAACCGTGCTTAATTATTACACACCAAACGGAACGTTTATTAACAAAGAGGGAATAAAGGTTACCCACTTTGTAGAAAACGAAAAATATAAACTTTCAGAAGACCAACTGCCAAAATTAAGTTATACCTATAAATTTAAAAACGGGGATACCAACGAAGAGGTTGAAAAAATTGAAACAATGCTGTATAATTTAAATTACCTGTCAGTTACACCTGATACAGTTTATGATGAAAATACAATGTCGGCTGTTACAAAATTCCAGAGTGAAAAGAATCTTTATCCGTACGGAGTATGTGATTTAACCACTCAGACATATCTTTTATCAGCGTATGCAGAGGCTGAATTTACTGAGGACAGCCAGTTAAAATATGCAATAGAATTATTAAAATAA
- a CDS encoding DUF1934 domain-containing protein — MKKEVLVTFSSSNAYEFNENDAVVFQTAGTFYNKDGKYYLSYSEEINDNKVANTLKIEDKKVTIMRFGEVNTQITVEQGKKHLNYYETGEGTFLMGIYGDKVDINLKEKKGSILLKYGVEFNNVLTTQNTIDVKFEEL, encoded by the coding sequence ATGAAAAAGGAAGTTTTAGTTACTTTCAGCAGTTCTAATGCTTATGAATTTAACGAAAATGATGCAGTAGTTTTCCAGACTGCAGGTACATTTTATAATAAAGACGGAAAGTATTACTTAAGTTACAGCGAAGAGATAAACGATAATAAAGTGGCAAACACTTTAAAAATAGAAGATAAAAAAGTTACTATAATGAGATTTGGCGAGGTTAATACCCAGATAACCGTAGAACAGGGGAAAAAGCATCTTAATTATTACGAAACAGGCGAGGGAACTTTCCTTATGGGCATATACGGAGATAAGGTGGATATAAACCTTAAAGAAAAAAAGGGAAGCATCCTTTTAAAATACGGTGTAGAGTTTAATAATGTGCTTACAACACAGAATACAATAGATGTTAAGTTTGAAGAATTATAG
- a CDS encoding thymidylate kinase — protein MMGKLIVIEGVDASGKATQTKLLYEYLLNKKGNVLKIEFPDYESPSSSLVKMYLNGEFGETADDVNPYVASTFFAADRFASYKTKWEKFYKEDYIIVLDRYVTANMIHQASKFNTKEEKEKFINWLCDYEYGLYSLPQPDIKIFLDVPVSISRELMKERLNKFSGEEAKDIHERDEGYLEKTYENAKFVAENYGFNIINCVKDNKLRTIDDIQEEIRKIADGI, from the coding sequence ATAATGGGAAAACTTATTGTTATAGAAGGTGTGGACGCTTCAGGAAAAGCCACCCAGACCAAACTTTTATATGAGTATTTATTAAATAAAAAAGGCAATGTTTTAAAAATAGAATTTCCTGATTATGAAAGTCCGTCTTCTTCACTTGTTAAAATGTATCTTAACGGAGAGTTTGGAGAAACTGCAGACGATGTAAACCCTTATGTTGCATCAACTTTTTTCGCTGCGGACAGGTTTGCCTCTTATAAAACCAAATGGGAAAAATTCTATAAAGAAGATTATATTATAGTTTTAGACAGATATGTTACTGCGAATATGATTCATCAGGCGTCTAAATTTAACACTAAAGAAGAAAAAGAAAAATTTATAAACTGGCTTTGTGATTATGAGTACGGACTATATTCTCTTCCTCAGCCTGATATTAAAATTTTCTTAGATGTTCCTGTTTCTATAAGTCGTGAACTTATGAAAGAGAGGCTTAATAAATTCTCAGGAGAAGAAGCAAAGGATATCCACGAAAGAGACGAAGGGTATTTAGAAAAAACATATGAAAACGCAAAGTTTGTTGCCGAAAATTACGGTTTTAATATTATAAACTGCGTAAAGGATAATAAATTAAGAACTATTGATGACATTCAGGAGGAAATTAGAAAGATAGCAGATGGAATTTAA
- a CDS encoding WecB/TagA/CpsF family glycosyltransferase, whose product MDSINILGVRIDKVNIKEAILKIKEFIKGDKACSVFTPNSEIIYLAKDDEEFKNILNNSDLNTADGIGVVYASKILKNPIDERVAGYDIACALLPYLNENKLKLFLFGGKEGVGERAKENILKKYPDIDICGIENGYFESSKKIIDSINEKEPDVVFVCLGAPKQEKWINEYKKELKAKVLMGIGGSLDVFSGEAKRAPEIFIKLNIEWLYRLLKNPSRIGRMMALPKFGFAVIKSRKGDK is encoded by the coding sequence ATGGATAGTATTAACATTTTAGGAGTAAGAATTGATAAGGTTAATATTAAAGAGGCTATTTTAAAAATAAAGGAATTTATAAAAGGGGACAAGGCTTGTTCTGTTTTTACGCCTAATTCAGAAATTATATATCTTGCAAAGGATGACGAAGAGTTTAAGAATATATTAAATAATTCAGACCTGAACACTGCAGACGGTATCGGCGTTGTATATGCTTCAAAAATTTTAAAAAACCCGATTGATGAGAGAGTGGCAGGGTATGATATAGCATGTGCTCTTTTACCATATCTAAACGAAAATAAATTAAAACTTTTTCTTTTCGGCGGAAAAGAAGGAGTGGGAGAAAGAGCAAAGGAAAACATCTTAAAAAAATATCCTGATATTGATATTTGTGGTATAGAAAACGGATATTTTGAAAGTTCCAAAAAAATTATTGACAGTATAAATGAAAAAGAGCCTGATGTGGTGTTTGTCTGCTTAGGCGCACCAAAACAGGAAAAATGGATAAACGAATATAAAAAAGAACTTAAAGCAAAAGTGCTTATGGGAATTGGCGGAAGTTTGGATGTGTTTTCGGGCGAAGCAAAAAGAGCACCTGAGATTTTTATAAAACTTAACATAGAGTGGCTTTACCGCCTTTTAAAAAACCCGTCAAGAATAGGAAGAATGATGGCACTTCCTAAATTTGGATTTGCAGTAATAAAATCAAGAAAGGGAGATAAATAA
- a CDS encoding arginine--tRNA ligase, with the protein MINLIKEVKDSLREVILNAYKTACEKGKLEEAEVSFIEIDNTKEKKFGDFATNFSLKMSKQLGKNPREVATILAEEMGNSDLIDKLEVAGPGFINFFLNNNWLYKNVEYILKNKEDFGKVTVGNGKKVMVEYISANPTGPMHIGNARGGALGDSLANLLSFAGFSASKEFYVNDYGNQIEKFAVSLNARFIQKIYGEDAIEFPEDAYHGQDIIDNVNDFIEKFGSEDYINMPEEERKKHLVKFALNKNIEKLKNDTKMYGITYDKWFFESELHESGAVKKVIEELTENGYTYEKDDAVWFKATEFGSEKDVVLIRGNNIPTYFAADIAYHKNKIERGYETLIDIWGADHHGHVARMQGALTALGLGGEKLNVILMQLVRLMKNGEVYKVSKRSGKAVTLTDLLEDIGTDAARFFFNLRQANTHFDFDMDLAVSKTNENPVFYVQYAHARIESILSILKEEGINIDEDNFSNLSLLKDKEELELIEKISCFPQEIEDAALSFDPSKITKYVVGVASLFHTFYNAKRVKVEDKNLMKARIMLIKAVKVTIKNALDVLGISAPERM; encoded by the coding sequence ATGATAAATCTTATTAAAGAGGTTAAAGACAGTTTAAGAGAAGTAATTTTAAATGCATATAAAACTGCTTGCGAAAAGGGTAAACTTGAAGAAGCAGAAGTATCTTTTATTGAAATAGACAATACAAAGGAAAAAAAATTCGGTGATTTTGCAACTAATTTTTCGCTTAAAATGTCAAAACAATTAGGTAAGAACCCAAGAGAAGTTGCAACAATATTAGCAGAGGAAATGGGAAACTCTGATTTAATTGATAAACTTGAAGTTGCAGGTCCTGGTTTTATAAACTTCTTTCTTAACAATAACTGGCTTTATAAGAATGTAGAATACATACTAAAAAATAAAGAAGATTTCGGTAAAGTTACAGTAGGTAACGGGAAAAAGGTAATGGTAGAATATATCTCAGCCAATCCGACAGGCCCTATGCATATAGGAAACGCAAGAGGGGGAGCGTTGGGGGACAGCCTTGCAAACCTTTTATCCTTTGCAGGATTTTCGGCAAGTAAAGAGTTCTATGTAAATGACTACGGTAACCAGATAGAAAAATTCGCAGTTTCACTAAACGCAAGATTTATACAGAAAATTTATGGAGAAGATGCAATAGAATTCCCTGAAGATGCATATCACGGACAGGATATAATTGATAATGTGAATGATTTTATAGAAAAATTCGGCAGCGAAGATTATATCAATATGCCTGAAGAGGAAAGAAAAAAACATCTTGTAAAATTTGCGCTTAATAAGAATATAGAAAAACTTAAAAATGATACCAAAATGTATGGTATAACATATGATAAATGGTTTTTTGAAAGCGAACTTCACGAAAGTGGAGCAGTTAAAAAGGTTATAGAAGAATTAACCGAAAATGGATATACTTATGAAAAGGATGACGCAGTATGGTTTAAGGCAACAGAGTTCGGCTCTGAAAAGGATGTTGTTCTTATTAGAGGTAATAATATTCCTACCTACTTTGCGGCAGATATAGCATATCATAAAAATAAAATTGAAAGAGGCTATGAAACCCTTATAGATATATGGGGGGCAGACCATCACGGTCATGTTGCAAGAATGCAGGGAGCGTTGACTGCTTTAGGCTTAGGCGGGGAAAAACTAAATGTTATTCTTATGCAGCTTGTCCGTCTTATGAAAAACGGAGAGGTTTACAAAGTATCCAAAAGGTCAGGAAAGGCAGTTACTTTAACCGACCTTTTAGAAGATATCGGCACAGATGCCGCAAGATTTTTCTTTAATTTAAGACAAGCCAATACCCATTTTGATTTTGATATGGACTTGGCAGTTTCTAAAACAAATGAAAATCCTGTTTTCTATGTTCAGTATGCCCACGCAAGAATTGAGAGTATTCTTTCCATTCTTAAAGAAGAGGGTATAAACATAGACGAAGATAACTTTAGTAACCTTTCTCTTTTAAAGGATAAAGAAGAGCTTGAACTTATAGAAAAAATAAGTTGCTTCCCTCAGGAAATAGAAGATGCAGCCCTAAGTTTTGACCCGTCAAAGATTACAAAATATGTAGTGGGTGTTGCTTCCCTATTCCACACTTTCTATAACGCAAAGAGAGTAAAAGTGGAAGATAAAAACTTAATGAAGGCAAGAATAATGCTTATTAAAGCAGTAAAAGTAACTATTAAAAACGCTTTGGACGTTCTTGGAATTTCTGCACCTGAGAGAATGTAA
- the yajC gene encoding preprotein translocase subunit YajC: MIGLVVFWGIIFYFMLIRPQKKKDKMFKEMIASMEVGDKITTIGGFRGKITKIKDDEVVFSCGPLGSESQLTISKQGISKVTKKD; this comes from the coding sequence ATGATAGGTCTTGTTGTATTCTGGGGTATCATTTTTTACTTTATGTTAATAAGACCTCAGAAGAAAAAAGATAAGATGTTCAAAGAAATGATTGCAAGTATGGAAGTAGGAGATAAGATTACTACAATCGGTGGTTTTCGCGGTAAAATTACTAAAATCAAAGATGATGAAGTAGTTTTCAGTTGCGGTCCTCTTGGCTCTGAATCTCAGTTAACTATTTCCAAACAGGGAATCAGCAAAGTTACAAAAAAAGACTAA